The sequence below is a genomic window from Trueperaceae bacterium.
GAGAGGTGTGAGGTGCCGCCGGAGGCGTTCAGTCGCCGGCGGCGGTCGCGCCGCGCTCGGTGTCCCGGAGGGCGGCCGCGAGGTGCTTGGCGATGGCGCGCGAGCCGGCAGGCGACGGGTGTACGGCGTCCGGGTCGTAGTCGCCGGGGCGCCTGGGGTCGACCGCCTCGCGACCGTCGACGACGACGATGCGCGGGTCGCGCTCGGCGAGCCGGGTGAAGCGTTGGCGCATCACCGCGAGCTCGTCGCCGCACCGGCCGTACGGGAAGGGGGCGCGGTCGGGCACGTCGTAGTAGCTCCACAGGACGACGCCGGCGCCGTCGCGGCGGACGTCGGCGACGAGGTCGGCGACGACGCCGCTGCGCGCGTCGGGCGCGAGGAGGCGGTCGAGGGTCGCGTCGCAGGGGCCGCACCCGCACCGCTCGACGAGGTCGTTGGCGCCGCCCTGGACGACGACCCAGGCCCAGGGGCCGGGGGCGTAGCCGGCCCCGATGCGTTCCTTCTCGGGGCCGAGGAGGGTCGCGCCGGGCACGGCGCGCGAGGTGACGGGCACGCCGAGCACGTCGCGCAGGCCGTCGGCGACCGCGGCGCCCTCCGCCTCGTTCCAGGCCATGACGCTGTCGCCGAGCACCAGGATGGCGTCCCGGGCAGCGGGGTCGGTGCCGTCGGTCTGGGCGCAGGCGGGCGTCGCAAGGATCGCGAGGAGGGCGAGGAGGGACCTCGCGAGCGCGCGCCTCACGCGGCGTCGCTTTCCGCGGGGTCGTCGATCTGGGCGGCGTCGTCGCCGTGGGCGGCGAGGGTGCGGTAGGCCTCGCGTTGGGCGTCGTCGAGGGTGGCGGGCACCGTGACGCGGAGGTGCACGCGTTGGTCGCCGCGCCCGCCGCCCTTCGTCGGCCACCCTTGCCCGCGGAGCCGAAGGACGCGCCCGCCGGAGCTGCCGGGGGGGATCGTCACCTCGGCGGGGCCGGCGAGGGTCGGGACCTCGACCGTCCCCCCGAGCGCCGCGAGGTGGTCGGGGACGGCGACGGTGGTGCGGACGTCGTCGCCGTCGAGGCGGAGGCCGCCGGAGGGACGCACGCGGACCTTGAGGTGCAGATCGCCGCCGCGGGGCGCCTGCCCGCGGAGGCGGAGGGTGGTGCCGGGACGCACGCCGGCGGGGACGGTGACGCTCACGCGGCGACCGCCGACGGTGATGGCGACGTCGCCACCGTGGTAGGCGCGGTGCAGGTCGAGGGCGAGGTCGCCCTCGGCGGGGGCGGGCGCCGCGCTCCGGGCGCCGCGCAGGTCGGCGAACGGGTCGCCGCCCACCGTTCCGCTGCGGAAGCCCCCCATGCCGCTCGCGCTTCCGAAGAGGCTCTGGAAGAAGTCGCTGAAGCCGGCCGCGGTGTCGGGGTCGACCTGCGTCCACACCTGCCCGCCGCCGGGACCGCCGGCGAAGCCGCCGCCCTGCGGGGGGACCTGGCCGGTCCGGCCGTAGGTGTCGTACACCTTGCGCTTCTCGGGGTCGGACAGGGCGGTGTACGCCTCGTTGACCTCCTTGAAGCGGTCCTCCGCCGCAGGGTCGTCGGGGTTGCGGTCGGGGTGGTGTTTCGCGGCCGCCTTGCGGTAGGCGCGCTTGATGTCGTCCTGGCTGGCGTCGCGCGCGACGCCGAGCACGTCGTAGTAGTCCTTGAAGTCGGCCACGGGGTCACCTCCCTTCCGTGCCGCGGGCGTCCGCGGGCGTGTCCGCGGGGGCGCCCGCGCGGGCGGCCGGCGGCGTCAGTCCTGGTAGACGACGACGCGGGCGGGGCGGACCAACCGGTCGCCGCGCACGTAGCCGGCCTCGAACACCTGCGCGATGGTGCCGGGCGCGCCGTCGTCGCCGGCCGGGACGCTGGAGAGCGCCTCGTGCCGGTCGGGATCGAAGGTCTCGCCGACCGCGCCGACGCGTTCGACGCCGAGCTTGCCGAGTTCGCGCTCCAGCCCCTCCATCACCGCGCGGACGCCGGGCACGATGTCGGCGGGGTCGCCCTGGTCGGCGGCCTCGAGCGCGCGGCGCAGGTCGTCGGCGACCTGCATGACCGGGAGGACGGCGGCGTCGAAGCCGGCGTCGCGGGCGCGGGCCTCCTCGCCGGCGGCGCGGCGGCGGACGGTGTCGAGCTCGGCGCGGGCGCGGAGCGCCCGGTCGCGTTCCGCTTCGAGGTCGCTCTGCGCCTGCTCGAGTTGCGCCTGGACGAGGGCGATCTCGTTGCGGAGGATCGACGTTTCGTCGTCGCCCGCCGCGCCGCCCTCCCCGGCGCCGGCCTCGGCCGGCGCATCGGGGGTGGACGGGGCGTCGACGGGCTCGACGTCGGGGGCGGGCTCGACCTCGGGGGCCGGCGCGTCGTCGGGGCGGGGCTCGTCGTTCACGCGCTCACCCGGCCGGCTTGAAGTCGGCGTCGACGACGTCGTCCTCGTCGTCCGCGGAGGTCGCCTCGTCCGCTTCGGCGGCGGCGGTCTCCGCCTCCTCCTCGGCGGGGGCGGTGGCCGCCTGGAAGGTCTGCAGCGCCTCGGCGAGGGTCTGCGTCAGCTCCTCGTAGCGGTCCTTCTCGACGTTCGGGTCGTCGACCGCCTTGGCGACGTCGTCGATGGCGCTCTGGAGCGGCTGCTTCTGGTCGTCGGTCGCGCTCTCGGTCTCGTCGAGGATCTTCTGCGCTTGGGTGCGCATGGAGTCCGCGGCGTTGCGGGCCTCGGCCACCTCGCGGAACGCGGCGTCCTCGTCGGCGTGGCGTTCGGCGTCCTGGACCATCCGGTCCACCTCGTCCTCGCTGAGGGTGGTGGTGTTCTGGATGGTGATGCTGGCCTCCTTGCCGGTGGACTTCTCGCGGGCGGAGACGTTCAGAACGCCGTTGGCGTCGATGTCGTAGGTGATCTCGATCTGCGGCATGCCGGCCGGCATCGGGGGGATCTCGTCGAGCTTGAACTTGCCGAGCGACTTGTTCTCCCGCGCCATGCTGCGTTCGCCCTGCAGGACGTGCACCTCGACGCCGGTCTGGTTGGCGTCGGCGGTGGTGAACGTCTCGGTCTTGCGGACCGGGACGGTGGTGTTGCGCTCGATGAGGGTGGTGAACACGCCCCCCTTCGTTTCGACGCCGAGGCTGAGCGGCGTGACGTCGAGGAGGACGATGTCCTCGACGTCACCCTTGAGGACGCCCGCCTGGATGGCGGCCCCGAGCGCGACGACCTCGTCGGGGTTGACCGATTGGTTGGGGGCCTTGCCGAGCATCTCCTGGACGACGTCCTTGACGGCGGGCACGCGGGTGGAGCCGCCGACGAGGATGACCTCGTCGACGTCGCCCTTGGCGATGTCGGCGTCGGAGAGGGCGTCCTCGACCGGCTTGCGGAGGCGCTTCAGGAGCGGGGCGATGAGGTCCTCGAAGGTGCTGCGGGTGAGCTTCTTCTCGAGGTAGAGCGGGGCGTTGCTGCCGGGGTCCATCGCGATGAACGGCAGGCTGATGGTCGTCTCGGGGAGGCCGGAGAGTTCGATCTTGGCCTTCTCCGCCGCTTCGATCATGCGTTGCAGCGCCTGCTTGTCCTTCTTGAGGTCGACGCCGTACTCCTTCTGGAAGTCCTCGGCGAGCCAGTCGACGATGGCGTAGTCGAAGTCGCTCCCGCCGAGGTGGGTGTCGCCGTGCGTGGAGCGCACCTCGAACACCCCTTCGCCGACCTCGAGGACGGAGACGTCGAAGGTCCCGCCGCCGAAGTCGAAGACGAGGACGGTCTCGCTGCCCTTCTTGTCGAGGCCGTAGGCGAGCGCCGCCGCGGTGGGTTCGTTGACGATGCGCAGGACCTCGAGGCCGGCGATCTTGCCGGCGTTCTGCGTCGCTTCGCGCTGGGCGTTGTTGAAGTAGGCGGGGACGGTGATGACCGCTTCGGTGATCTTCTCGCCCAGCTGGTCGCTGGCGTCGGCGACGAGCTTGCGCAGGATCATGGCGCTGATCTCTTCGGGGCTGTGGAGCTCTTCGCCGACCTTGAAGCGGACGCCGCCGTCGTCGGCCTTGACGACCTCGTAGGGGGCGCGTTCGACCTCGCTGGCGACCTCCTCCCAGGTGCGGCCCATGAAGCGCTTGATCTCGAAGAGGGTGCCCTGCGCGTTGAGGACGGCTTGGCGTTTGGCGACCTGGCCGACGAGGCGTTGGTCGTCCTTGAAGGCGACGACGGACGGGGTGGTGCGCGCGCCCTCGCCGTTGACGAGGACGGTCGGTTCGCCGCCCTCCATGCGTGCGATGACGCTGTTCGTGGTTCCGAGGTCGATGCCGACGGCGTTGCCCATGGGGGGCCTCCATTCGTGGTGCGGGAATCGCGTGCGCGGCGCGCACGGCGCGCCCGCCGACCTCAGGTTCGTTGAGGGAGGCGGACGCAGGGTGTCTAGGAGGAAGCGTAGCAGGGCCGAGCAGGCCCTGTCAACAGATGTGAGTGCAATACACTCAAGTCGGGGGTAGGGGGAGGGAGCGTCCGCCCTCAGCCGACGACGACGTCCGCCTCGCCCCGCAGCCCCGCATCCACCCACGCCGTCGTCGGGACCGGCACGCCCCGTTCCGCCGCACGCGCCCGCACCGCCCCCGACGTCGCCGCCACCTCCAGCGGGCGTCCCCGCGCCCGATCGACCTGCATCGACGTCGGCACGGCCTCCAGCGCCCGGATCGACGCCAGGGTCGCGTCGACGTCGCCTGCGTCCAACGGCACGCCGCTCGCGAGGCCCAGGGCGTGCACCTCCCGCACGATCGCCTCGACCACCGGCGCGTACTCCGGCGCCTCGATCAACGCCCGCGGGTCGCGGTCGACCCAGGCGGACAGCGGGTTCAGGGCGACGGTCGTCATCCACTTCCGCCACAGCTCCGCCTCGATCCGCTGCGTCGACGTCGCCGGCACGCCCGCCCGCTCGAACGCGTCGGCGAGCGCCTGCGCCTCGTACGGGTCCGCTTCGCCGCGACGCCCGTCCGGCCACGGCCCCAGCACGAGGCGCGCCTCCCCCCGCGCCTCGACGCGCCCCGGCGCCACGACGTGCGCCCCCACGCCGGCCGCGACCCCGCCGAGCGTCCGGGCGCCGCCGACCCCGTCGGCGATCCACGCCTCGGCGTCCACACCGTTCTGCAGCGACACGACCGGCGCGTCGCCGCGCGCCAACCAGGGCCCCACCTCCTGGAGCACGTCGCGCACCTGGTACGCCTTGAGCGCCACCAGGACCGCGTCGAACGCCCCCGGGTCGCGGTCCGAGCGAAGCGTCGCGACGTCGACCGCGTCGACGGGCCCCTCGAAGGCAAAGGTCGGGTGCGCGACCGCCGCACCGTGCGCGCGCATCGCCTCGAGATGCGCACCGCGCGCCACGAACGTCACCGACTCGCCGATCGCCACGAGGCGCGTGCCGTAGACCAAGCCGATCCCCCCCGCCCCCACGATGAGCCAACGCATACGCAAAGCGTACCCGCCGTCGTACCGTGGGGGGGCGGGGCGCCCCCCGCCCGAGGAGACCCGATGCAGTACCTCATCCTGGCCTACGACGCCCCCGACGCCCGCGACCGGCGCATGCAGGTCCGCGCCACCCACCTCGAGAACCTCCAACCGCTCGTCGACGCCGGCCGCGTCGCCATCGGCGGCGTGATGCTCGCCGAGGACGGCGAAACGATCCGCGGCTCGATGCTCGTCGTCGAAGCCGAGGGCGAGGACGCCGTCCGCGCCCTCGTCGACGACGACGTCTACACGAAGGAGGGGGTGTGGGAGCGCGTCGAGATCACGCCGTTTCGTCGGTCGGTATGAGGCCGCGGCACGCCGCGTGCTAAGGTCGCGCCGTCGTCACAATCCGGTCGACCCGAAAGGACGGTTCCCCATGTTCCGACGCTTCGCAGGTCTCCTCGTCGCCGCCACGCTGACCCTCGGTCTCGTGCACGCGCAGGACGAGCTCGTCATCGCCTTCCAGGGCGGCGCCGCCACCCTCGACCCGATGATGCGCAACGAGACCACCACCATCTCCTGGCAGCGCCACATCTTCGACAACGTCACCGCCTTCGACCGCGACGGGAACGTCGTGCCCGGCATCGCCACGAGCTGGGAGAACGTCGACCCGACCACCTGGCACTTCGAGATCCGGCAGGGGGTGACGTTCCACGACGGCACCCCCATGACCGCGGAGGACGTCGCGTTCAGCATCGACCGCGCCGCGACGCACCCGATGAGCGAGATGCGCGGGGGGCTCAGCACCTACGAAGCGGCGACCGCCCTCGACGTCGACACGGTGGAGGTCACGACGACCGCCCCCGACCCGCTCATGCCCGCCAACCTCGATTACGTCCGGGTCGTTCCGCAGGCCCTGATCGAAGAGGTCGGCGAGGAGGCGTTCGCGGAGAACCCGGTCGGCACGGGACCGTACGTCTTCCAGGACTGGTTGGCCGAGGACTACCTCGAGCTCGACGCGAACCCCGACTACTGGGGCGGCACGCCCGCCTACGAGGACGTCCGCCTGACCGCCATTCCCAACGGCGCCACCCGCGTCGCGGCGCTGTTGTCCGGCGAGGTCGACATGGCCGTCACCGTTCTCCCGCAGGACGTCCCCCGCGTCGAAGCGTCGAGCGACGCGTACGTCAGCCAGGAGCCCGGGCTGCGCGTAATCTACCTGGCGCTGGACGACGTCCGCGAGGACACGCCCGGCATGAGCGAACCCAACCCCTTCCTCGACGTGCGCGTCCGCCAAGCGGTGTTCCACGCGATCGACATGGACACGATCGCCGACCGCATCATGAGCGGCGCCTCCACCCCCGCCTCGCAGTTCCTCGCGCCCTTCAACGAGGGCTACGTCGAGGACCTCGAGCGGCCCGCCTACGACCCCGAACGCGCCCGCGACCTGCTCGCGGAGGCCGGCTACGAGGACGGCTTCACGGTGCGCCTCGACGCCCCCAACGACCGCTACCTCAACGACGCCCTGATCGCGCAGGCGGTCGGCGGCCAGCTCGGCGAGGTCGGCATCGACGTCGAGGTGAACGCGGTCCCGCGCGCGGTGTTCTTCCCCGAGCACTTCAACAACGGCAACTCGACGATGGCGATCAGCGGCTGGGCGTCCAACAACACCGGCGCGACCCTGAACGGCATCTTCCACTGCTGGGACGAAGAGGCCGGCCTCGGCCGCTTCAACCCGTTCTGGTACTGCAACGAGGAGATCGACGCGATGATCGCCGACGCGATCACCATCTTCGACGCCGAAGAACGCGCCGCGGCGTTCGGCGCCATCATCGAGAAGAGCCAGACCGAGGACGTTGCCTACGTCCCGCTGCACTACCAGAACCAGGTGGTCGCGGTGGCCGAAGGCCTCGCCTTCCAGGCGCGCGGCGACGGCTACGTCTTCGCGACCGACGTCACCCCGGCCGACTGACCGACCGCCCTGCGGTGCGGTGGGGGCGCCTGCGCGCCCCCACCGGCCGACGCCGCCGACGGCTCCGCCCCGTTCCCCCTCCCCGCCCCAGCCGGGGTCCCGATAGGATGCGCGCGTGACGACGTTCCTGCTGCGCCGCACGGCGCAGGCGCTCTTCACCGTCTGGGTCGTCGCGACCCTGGTGTTCGCGCTCCTGCACGTCGCGGGCGACCCGGCGCAGATCCTCGCGCCGCCCGACATGAACCAGATCCAGGTGGCGGAGCTGCGCGAAGCGCTCGGCCTGGACGAACCGATCTGGGTCCAGTACGGCGTGTTCCTCGGCAACCTCCTGCAGGGCGACCTGGGCATCAGCTACTACAACGGCCGCCCCGCCCTCGAGCTGGTCCTCGAGCGGCTCCCCGCGACCTTCGAGCTCGTCCTTTCGGCGCTCGCCATCGCGCTGGTCGTCGGCGTACCGCTCGGCATCCTCGCCGCCCTGTCCGCCGGCAGCCGCCTCGACCGGGCCCTGCGCTTCATCTCCGTCATCGGGATCAGCGCCCCGACGTTCTGGATCGGCATCATGCTGATCCTGGTGTTCAGCGTCGAATGGGGGCTGCTGCCCTCCTCGGGCCGCGGCGGCCCGATCAACCTGGTGCTGCCCGCCGTGACCCTCAGCCTGTTCAGCCTCGCGTTCTTCCTCCGCATCGTGCGGAGCAGCTTCCTCGAGGTCCTCACCCAGGACTTCGTACGCACCGCGCGCGCCAAGGGCCTGCCGCGAGGCGTGGTGAACGTCAAGCACGCCCTCCGCAACGCCCTGATCCCCTTCGTCACGATCGCCGGCCTGCAGTTCGGCCAACTGCTGACCAGCTCGGTCGTGACCGAAACGATCTTCGCGTGGCCCGGCATGAACCGCCTGGTACTCCAAGCGATGTACCGCCTCGACTACCCCATCATCCTCGCCTTCGCCATCGTCGTCGCCGTCACGTTCGCCACGATCAACCTCGTCGTGGACGTCGTCTACGGCTTCGTGGACCCGCGGGTGCGCCATGCCTGAGCGCCGCGCCCGCCGCTGGTTGCGCACGATCCCCTGGTTCTCCGCGAGCCTGCTCGCACTGCTGATCCTCGTCGCGCTCACCGCACCGTGGCTCACGCCGCACGACCCCCGGCAGCAGGACCTGCTCGCGTCGTTCCTGCCGCCGGTCTGGACCGGGGCCGGGGAGGTCACCCACCCGTTCGGCACCGACGAACTCGGTCGCGACGTCCTCGCCAACATCCTGTTCGGGCTCCGCGTCAGCCTGCTCGTCGGCTTCGGCTCCGTCGCGATCTCGGTGCTCGTCGGCACGCCCCTGGGCCTCTGGGCCGGCTACCGCGGGGGGCGCATCGATTCGCTCCTCATGCGCCTCGTCGACGTCCAGCTGTCGCTCCCGATCATCCTCGTCGCGCTCGGCGTCCTGGCGGTCTGGGGGGCGGGCCTGTGGAAGGTGATCCTCGTCATCGGCCTCGTCGGTTGGGCGGAGGTCGCGCGCCTCGTGCGCGGCAGCGTCCTCGCCGAACGCTCCCGCGAGTACGTCACCGCCGCCGAAGCCCTCGCCGCCGGCGTCCCCCGGATCCTGTTCCGGCACGCCCTCCCCAACGTCCTCAACGCCCTGCTGGTGCTGGTGTCGGTGATGATGCCGCGCTTCATCATCCTCGAGGCGACGCTGTCCTTCCTCGGGCTGGGCGTGGCGATCGATACGCCGTCGTTGGGTCTGGCGGTCTCGCGCGGCTACGAGTACCTGTTCAGCGGGTCGTGGTGGACCAGCACCCTCCCCGGCCTCGCGCTCCTACTCCTGGTGCTCGCCGTGAACCTGCTCGGCGACTGGTTGCGCGACGCCCTCGACCCCCGCGCCGCCTGACCCGCGCCGCGCCACCCACGACGCCCCCAGCCCCACCGACAGCATCGCGCCGGAGGCCAGGAACCACCGCGCGTCGACCTGCGCCTCGCGCCACGCGAAGGTGCCCTCGAGCGCCGCCCCCGCCCACACGACCGCCAGCAGGCCCGGCGCGCCCCCCAGCGCGGTGGCGGCGACGAACGGTCCGAACGGCGCGCGAGCGGCGCCCGCGACGACGTTGACCGCGTCCCCCGGCAGCGACGCCAGGCGCGCGAACAGCGTCGCCCGGAAGGCGTTGCGGTGCAGCGACGCCCGCCACCGCGCGAGCCGACCCCCCGCGGGGCGGTCGGTCGGGTCGCCGCGCACGAAGCGCGCCAGGGCGTACGCCACCCCCGCCGACCCCAACACCCCCGCCCAGGCGACGGCCGCCCCCAGCCACGGCCCGAGCGCCCACCCGGCGAACAGCGTCAGGACGGTCGAGGGGAACAACAGCACGCCCCGCACCAGGTAGGCCGCGAGGACGCCGGGCACGACCCAGCGGCCGGTCGCGAGCGCCTCGAGGCCGCCGGCGCTGGCGCCGGCCGGGCCCAAGCCCGACCACCAGGCGCCCCCCCACGCGAGGGCCAGGAGGACCGCCCAGACGCCCAGCAGGCGCGCGCGGCGGGCGGTCACGCCCCCGGGTCGGGCCGCTCGTTCAGGACCTCCGCGAAGCGGTCGCCGTCGGTGAGGTCCAGGCGCAGCGGCGTGAGCGAGCCGTACCCCTGCTCGATCGCCCACCGGTCGGTGTCCGGCTCGACGCGTTCGCGGGGGCGTTCGGCGAACCAGTAGTGGCGGCGCCCCATCGGGTCCTCGCCGGGGATGACGAGCCCCTCGTAGTGCCGGACCGACATCCGCGTCCAGCGCAGCCCCTTGGGCTCGAGCGGGAAGTTCGCGTTCAGGAGCGGCAGGTGCGGGATCGCCAGGAACGTCTCGATGACCTGCGCGACGTACGGCTCGAGGGCGGAGAAGTCCGGTTCCGCGCCGGCCTCGTCGACCGGCGCGCTGAAGGCGACGGCGGGGATGCCGAGGAACGACGCCTGCTTGGCGGCGGCGACCGTACCGGAGTGCCAGATGTTGTGGCCGATGTTGAGGCCCAGGTTGATGCCGGTGAGCACCAGATCCACCTTGTCCCAATGGTGCGCCCCGAGCGCGACGCAGTCGGCGGGGGTGCCGTCGACGCGGTACGCCTCGATCCCCTCGATGCGGGTCTCGGTGTAGTGCAGCGGGCGCCGCACCGTGATCGCGTGACTCATCGCCGACTGCTCGACGTCGGGCGCGACGACGCGGACGTCCCCGAACCGCTGAGCGACGCGCGCGAGGGTGTGGAGGCCGGGACTGTGGACGCCGTCGTCGTTGCTGACCAGGATGCGCATGGGGCCAGGCTACCGCTTGGCGACCGGCGGCGGCGGGGACGAGGGGGGCGCGGCCGTCGCCGCGCTCACGTCGAGGTGGGGGCGGGCCCGTACGGCACCGGCACCAGCCGGGCCTCCCGGACGTCGACGAGCCCGCGGTCGGTGAGCTTGAGGTCGGGGATGACGGCCAACCCGAGGAACGACAGCGCCATCAACGGCGAGGGCAGCGTGACGCCCAGCGACGCCGCGGCGGCGTCGAGGGCATCCAGGGCGTCCGCCACCGCGTCGAGCGGCGCGTCGGTGAGGAGCCCCCCGAACGGAAGCGCCAACTCCGCGAGGACGGCGCCGTCCTCGACCGCCACCAGCCCACCCCCGAGCGCCGCCACGCGCTTCAGCGCCACGGCGATCGACGGCGCGTCCGCCCCGACCGCCATCAGGTTGTGGTGGTCGTGCCCGACGCTGCACGCGAGCGCCCCCCGCTCGAGCGTGAAGCCCTGGACGTACGCCGCGGCGCTGCGCCCGTGCACCCCGTGGCGTTCGGTGCACGTCAGCAACGCCAGGTCCCGGGCGGGGTCGGCCGCGAGGCGCCCGGCATCCACGCGCGGCGTCGCCTCGCGCGCGTCGGTCGCGAGGCTCCCCGGCCGCACCCCGACGACCGGGACCGGTGCGCCCGGGTCGCCGTCGCGCCAGCGGAGCGCAGCGTCGAGCGACGCCGCGACGTCGGCCGGCACCGTCACGCTCGCCGCGAGGCCGGCCCCCGCGGCGCCCACCCCCGGGTCGTCCGGCCCGGCGAGCGGCGCGACGAGCGCCCCGTCGCGCGCCACCTCGCGGCCGCCCTTGAACACGCGCACGGCGTGCAGGTCACCGAGGTCCGCCCCCCAGGCGGTCAGGTCGGCGAGGTAACCGGGCGCGACCGCTCCGCGGCGCGGCAGCCGGTAGTGCCGAGCGACGTTCCACGTCGCCGCCGCGAGCGCGGCGAGCGGGTCCGCGCCGGCCCGAATCGCGGTGCGGACCGCGTGGTCGACCCCCCCGAGCCGGAGGAGGTCGTGGGGGAGTTGGTCGTCGCTGCAGAAGCCGAGGCGTTCGGCGCGGGCGGCGTCGAACAACGGGGCGAGGGCGGCGGCGTCCTTGGCGACCGACCCCTCGCGGACGAACAGGAACATCCCCGCGCGGAGCTTCTCGAGCCCCTCCTCGAAGCGGCTGGCCTCGTGGTCGCTCTGCACGCCGGCGGCGAGGTACGCCTGCAGCGCCGAGCCCCCCAGGCCGGGGGCGTGCCCCTCGACGGTGGCGGCGGCGGCTTCGGCGACGGCGGCCTTCGCGAGCGCCTCCGGTTCGCCGGCGACGACGTCGGGGAAGCTCATGAGTTCCGCCAGGCCGACGACGCCGTCGTCGCCCATCAGGGTGCGGATCGCGTCGGCGTCGAGGTGCGCGCCGGGCGTCTCCAGCGCGGTCGAGGGGACGCAGGACGGCACCGTCGCGAACACGTCGAACGGGAGGCCCCGCGCGGCGGCGAGGAGCCAGCGCACGGCGGGCACGCCGGCGACGTTGGCGACCTCGTGCGGGTCGGTGATCACGCCGGTCACGCCGCGCGGGAGGACCGCTTCGGCGTAGCGGGCGGGCGTCACGAGCGACGACTCGAGGTGCATGTGCCCGTCCAGCAGGCCGGGGGTGAGCAGCGCCCCGGGCAGCTCCAGCGTGGCGGCGGCCGGGGGACGGTCGCCACGGGCGGCGGCGGCGGGCGACACGACCGCCGCGATCCAGCGGCCCGTGATCAACACGTCGGCGGGGCGGGCCTCCCGGACGAACGGGTCGAGGACGTGCGCACCGCGCAGGTGCAGGTCCGCCGGCGCGCGGCCGGTCGCGACGTCCACCAGCGCGCGGCGGGCGTCGGGGCCGGGAAGCGAACCGGGGTCGGGCGAAGCATCGTGGGGCGCCATGCCCCAGCGTAGCGCGGCGCCCGGGACCGCCGGGCGCCGCGCGGGACGGCGTCCCCCGCCGCCGCGGCGGCGGGGGACGCGAGGCCGTTCGGGTTACTGCGGTTCGTTGTCCCAGGGGCCCACCACGCCGGGCGCGGCGAACTCCATCGAGAGCAGGTCCCCGAGCGTCGGCAGGTAGCCGTCCTCGTAGACGAGGTTCCCGTTGCGGTCCTCGAGCGGACCCATGAACGGCTCGAACACGTCGCGGCCCTGCGCCATCTGGTCGCGACGCTCCAGCACGAGCTCGTAGACGTCGATCTCGCCGAACTCGGGGTGGTCGATCACGACGTCGCGCAGGTCGTCGACGAAACCGTCGGCGACCGGCACGCCCGGCTCGGCGCCGAGCTCGACGGCACCCTGCTCGAGCAGCCAGAAGTAGTCGACGTCCTCGAGGTTCGTGGTCGTGTAGGTCCCGTCGAGGACCTTCTCGAGGATGTCGACGTAGATCGTGTCCCAGTGCACCAGCTGGCCCGACGCCACGTGGTCGGGCGCGAAC
It includes:
- a CDS encoding YciI family protein; the protein is MQYLILAYDAPDARDRRMQVRATHLENLQPLVDAGRVAIGGVMLAEDGETIRGSMLVVEAEGEDAVRALVDDDVYTKEGVWERVEITPFRRSV
- a CDS encoding SGNH/GDSL hydrolase family protein; this translates as MRRALARSLLALLAILATPACAQTDGTDPAARDAILVLGDSVMAWNEAEGAAVADGLRDVLGVPVTSRAVPGATLLGPEKERIGAGYAPGPWAWVVVQGGANDLVERCGCGPCDATLDRLLAPDARSGVVADLVADVRRDGAGVVLWSYYDVPDRAPFPYGRCGDELAVMRQRFTRLAERDPRIVVVDGREAVDPRRPGDYDPDAVHPSPAGSRAIAKHLAAALRDTERGATAAGD
- a CDS encoding 2-dehydropantoate 2-reductase, which gives rise to MRWLIVGAGGIGLVYGTRLVAIGESVTFVARGAHLEAMRAHGAAVAHPTFAFEGPVDAVDVATLRSDRDPGAFDAVLVALKAYQVRDVLQEVGPWLARGDAPVVSLQNGVDAEAWIADGVGGARTLGGVAAGVGAHVVAPGRVEARGEARLVLGPWPDGRRGEADPYEAQALADAFERAGVPATSTQRIEAELWRKWMTTVALNPLSAWVDRDPRALIEAPEYAPVVEAIVREVHALGLASGVPLDAGDVDATLASIRALEAVPTSMQVDRARGRPLEVAATSGAVRARAAERGVPVPTTAWVDAGLRGEADVVVG
- a CDS encoding nucleotide exchange factor GrpE, which translates into the protein MNDEPRPDDAPAPEVEPAPDVEPVDAPSTPDAPAEAGAGEGGAAGDDETSILRNEIALVQAQLEQAQSDLEAERDRALRARAELDTVRRRAAGEEARARDAGFDAAVLPVMQVADDLRRALEAADQGDPADIVPGVRAVMEGLERELGKLGVERVGAVGETFDPDRHEALSSVPAGDDGAPGTIAQVFEAGYVRGDRLVRPARVVVYQD
- a CDS encoding DnaJ domain-containing protein — protein: MADFKDYYDVLGVARDASQDDIKRAYRKAAAKHHPDRNPDDPAAEDRFKEVNEAYTALSDPEKRKVYDTYGRTGQVPPQGGGFAGGPGGGQVWTQVDPDTAAGFSDFFQSLFGSASGMGGFRSGTVGGDPFADLRGARSAAPAPAEGDLALDLHRAYHGGDVAITVGGRRVSVTVPAGVRPGTTLRLRGQAPRGGDLHLKVRVRPSGGLRLDGDDVRTTVAVPDHLAALGGTVEVPTLAGPAEVTIPPGSSGGRVLRLRGQGWPTKGGGRGDQRVHLRVTVPATLDDAQREAYRTLAAHGDDAAQIDDPAESDAA
- a CDS encoding ABC transporter substrate-binding protein translates to MFRRFAGLLVAATLTLGLVHAQDELVIAFQGGAATLDPMMRNETTTISWQRHIFDNVTAFDRDGNVVPGIATSWENVDPTTWHFEIRQGVTFHDGTPMTAEDVAFSIDRAATHPMSEMRGGLSTYEAATALDVDTVEVTTTAPDPLMPANLDYVRVVPQALIEEVGEEAFAENPVGTGPYVFQDWLAEDYLELDANPDYWGGTPAYEDVRLTAIPNGATRVAALLSGEVDMAVTVLPQDVPRVEASSDAYVSQEPGLRVIYLALDDVREDTPGMSEPNPFLDVRVRQAVFHAIDMDTIADRIMSGASTPASQFLAPFNEGYVEDLERPAYDPERARDLLAEAGYEDGFTVRLDAPNDRYLNDALIAQAVGGQLGEVGIDVEVNAVPRAVFFPEHFNNGNSTMAISGWASNNTGATLNGIFHCWDEEAGLGRFNPFWYCNEEIDAMIADAITIFDAEERAAAFGAIIEKSQTEDVAYVPLHYQNQVVAVAEGLAFQARGDGYVFATDVTPAD
- the dnaK gene encoding molecular chaperone DnaK; amino-acid sequence: MGNAVGIDLGTTNSVIARMEGGEPTVLVNGEGARTTPSVVAFKDDQRLVGQVAKRQAVLNAQGTLFEIKRFMGRTWEEVASEVERAPYEVVKADDGGVRFKVGEELHSPEEISAMILRKLVADASDQLGEKITEAVITVPAYFNNAQREATQNAGKIAGLEVLRIVNEPTAAALAYGLDKKGSETVLVFDFGGGTFDVSVLEVGEGVFEVRSTHGDTHLGGSDFDYAIVDWLAEDFQKEYGVDLKKDKQALQRMIEAAEKAKIELSGLPETTISLPFIAMDPGSNAPLYLEKKLTRSTFEDLIAPLLKRLRKPVEDALSDADIAKGDVDEVILVGGSTRVPAVKDVVQEMLGKAPNQSVNPDEVVALGAAIQAGVLKGDVEDIVLLDVTPLSLGVETKGGVFTTLIERNTTVPVRKTETFTTADANQTGVEVHVLQGERSMARENKSLGKFKLDEIPPMPAGMPQIEITYDIDANGVLNVSAREKSTGKEASITIQNTTTLSEDEVDRMVQDAERHADEDAAFREVAEARNAADSMRTQAQKILDETESATDDQKQPLQSAIDDVAKAVDDPNVEKDRYEELTQTLAEALQTFQAATAPAEEEAETAAAEADEATSADDEDDVVDADFKPAG